The following are encoded together in the Mammaliicoccus vitulinus genome:
- a CDS encoding acyl carrier protein, giving the protein MASFDKVKDIIVDRLGVDAEKVTPEASFKDDLGADSLDIAELVMELEDEFDMEIPDEEAEKINTVGDAVKYIESLDK; this is encoded by the coding sequence ATGGCAAGTTTCGATAAAGTTAAAGATATTATTGTAGATCGTTTAGGTGTAGACGCTGAAAAAGTAACGCCTGAAGCTTCATTTAAAGATGATTTAGGTGCTGATTCTTTAGATATCGCTGAATTAGTAATGGAATTAGAAGATGAATTTGATATGGAAATCCCTGATGAGGAAGCAGAAAAAATCAACACAGTTGGTGACGCTGTTAAATATATTGAATCATTAGATAAATAA
- the fabG gene encoding 3-oxoacyl-[acyl-carrier-protein] reductase: MTKTAIVTGASRGIGRKIALELGKEGYNVVVNYAGNKEKAEQVVAEIKEFGVDAFAIQANVSEIDEVKAMIKETTSQYGTIDVLVNNAGVTRDNLLMRMKQDEWDDVINTNLKGVFNCVQAVTRPMLKQKSGRIINLSSVVGALGNPGQVNYVATKAGVEGMTKTFARELASRGITCNAVAPGFIVSDMTDQLSDELKEQMKTQIPLGRFGEDDDIAHTVAFLASDKASYITGQTLHVNGGMYMQ, encoded by the coding sequence ATGACAAAAACAGCAATCGTCACAGGAGCTTCTAGAGGTATAGGTAGAAAAATCGCATTAGAACTTGGTAAAGAAGGCTATAACGTAGTTGTAAACTATGCAGGAAACAAAGAAAAAGCTGAACAAGTCGTTGCTGAAATAAAAGAATTTGGCGTAGATGCTTTTGCTATTCAAGCCAATGTTAGTGAAATTGATGAAGTAAAAGCTATGATTAAAGAAACGACAAGTCAATATGGAACAATTGATGTACTTGTAAACAATGCAGGTGTTACAAGAGATAATCTATTAATGAGAATGAAACAAGATGAGTGGGATGATGTCATTAATACTAACCTAAAAGGTGTATTCAATTGTGTTCAAGCCGTTACAAGACCAATGTTAAAACAAAAATCAGGCCGCATTATCAATCTTTCTAGTGTAGTAGGTGCTTTAGGTAATCCTGGTCAAGTAAACTATGTTGCTACTAAAGCTGGAGTAGAAGGTATGACAAAAACTTTCGCGAGAGAGTTAGCATCAAGAGGAATAACTTGTAACGCAGTCGCACCAGGATTTATTGTTTCTGATATGACAGATCAACTATCTGATGAATTGAAAGAACAAATGAAAACACAAATTCCATTAGGTAGATTTGGAGAAGATGATGATATTGCACATACAGTAGCTTTCCTTGCTAGTGATAAAGCAAGTTATATTACTGGTCAAACATTACATGTTAATGGTGGCATGTACATGCAATAA
- the fabD gene encoding ACP S-malonyltransferase, whose protein sequence is MSKVAIMFPGQGSQKVGMAQDLYQHEIKSTSILDRANESLSFDLLEIMFEDSEGVLGLTEYTQPALLTHSSALMNALENLNYDFALGHSLGEYSALVSEGVLKFEDAVQIVHKRGTLMSEAFPQGVGSMAAVLGLNIDEVKSICDQLSTEDKLIEPANINCPGQIVVSGHSELIDKLAAEGKSLGAKRVMPLKVSGPFHSSMMKTIAEDFENYINQFEWKDAEHPIVQNVYAKPETDHRIIKENMVKQLFSPVEFSQSIEYLIEQGVDHFVEVGPNKVLSGLVKKISRDVKITSIQTIDDIKGWNE, encoded by the coding sequence ATGAGTAAAGTTGCCATTATGTTTCCTGGTCAAGGTTCTCAAAAAGTAGGTATGGCTCAGGACTTGTATCAGCATGAAATTAAGTCAACATCAATTTTAGATAGAGCTAATGAATCTTTATCATTTGATTTACTTGAAATAATGTTTGAAGATTCAGAAGGCGTTTTAGGATTAACTGAATATACACAACCCGCTTTATTGACGCATAGTTCAGCACTTATGAACGCACTTGAAAATTTAAATTATGACTTTGCTTTAGGACATAGTTTAGGAGAGTATTCAGCTTTAGTATCAGAAGGTGTATTAAAATTTGAAGACGCTGTTCAAATCGTACATAAACGTGGTACGTTAATGTCTGAAGCTTTTCCACAAGGTGTAGGTTCTATGGCTGCAGTTCTAGGCTTAAACATCGATGAAGTAAAATCTATCTGTGATCAATTATCTACCGAAGATAAATTGATTGAACCAGCTAATATTAATTGTCCTGGTCAAATTGTCGTTTCTGGACATTCAGAATTAATAGACAAATTAGCTGCAGAAGGTAAATCATTAGGTGCTAAACGTGTCATGCCATTAAAAGTTTCTGGTCCATTCCATTCATCAATGATGAAAACAATTGCCGAAGATTTCGAAAATTACATTAATCAATTTGAATGGAAAGATGCGGAACATCCAATCGTACAAAATGTTTACGCTAAACCTGAAACAGATCATCGCATCATTAAAGAAAATATGGTAAAACAATTGTTCTCACCTGTTGAATTCAGTCAATCTATTGAGTATTTAATAGAGCAAGGTGTAGATCATTTTGTTGAAGTAGGTCCTAATAAAGTTTTATCTGGTTTAGTTAAAAAGATTAGCCGAGATGTTAAAATAACATCAATTCAAACAATTGATGATATTAAAGGATGGAATGAATAA
- the plsX gene encoding phosphate acyltransferase PlsX, with protein MVKIAIDMMGGDEAPGIVIEAIKKAINDFPDLEILLYGDEKQYNYQHERVIFHHTDEVITMDDEPVRSIKKKKNASMVLMANAVKEGTAEACVSAGNTGALMSSGLFIVGRMKGIERPALVATFPTVTGKGFVFLDIGANSDAKPEHLVQYAKMGEIYAKQIRSIEKPSLALLNIGTEESKGNALTKKTYELLKEEKFDNFIGNIEAKSLLLDTCDVVVSDGYNGNMVLKTIEGTATGIFKMLKEAMTASPKNKLAALTLKKDLKQINNKMDSAEYGGSVLLGLNGVVVKAHGSSNERAFYNAIKQAKLAADTKLVDKMKKAVGEINE; from the coding sequence ATGGTTAAAATTGCGATAGATATGATGGGTGGAGACGAAGCACCAGGTATCGTAATAGAAGCAATTAAGAAAGCAATTAATGATTTTCCGGATTTAGAAATATTGTTGTATGGTGATGAAAAACAATATAATTACCAACATGAGCGCGTTATTTTCCATCATACTGATGAAGTCATAACAATGGATGATGAGCCTGTTAGGTCTATTAAGAAAAAGAAAAACGCATCTATGGTGCTAATGGCAAATGCCGTTAAAGAAGGCACTGCTGAAGCATGTGTATCAGCTGGAAACACAGGCGCATTAATGAGTAGTGGTTTATTTATTGTAGGTAGAATGAAAGGCATTGAAAGACCAGCATTAGTTGCTACATTCCCTACTGTAACAGGTAAAGGATTTGTGTTTTTAGATATCGGTGCAAACTCTGATGCTAAGCCAGAACACCTTGTTCAATATGCAAAGATGGGTGAGATATACGCTAAACAAATTAGAAGTATCGAAAAGCCTTCACTTGCATTATTAAATATAGGAACTGAAGAATCGAAAGGTAATGCTTTAACTAAAAAGACGTATGAATTATTAAAAGAAGAAAAATTCGATAATTTTATTGGTAATATTGAAGCAAAATCTTTACTGTTAGATACTTGTGATGTAGTTGTGTCTGATGGATATAACGGTAACATGGTATTAAAAACAATCGAAGGTACAGCAACTGGTATATTCAAAATGTTAAAAGAAGCAATGACTGCTTCACCAAAAAATAAACTAGCTGCACTTACTTTGAAAAAAGATCTTAAGCAAATCAATAATAAAATGGACTCTGCTGAATACGGTGGTTCTGTTCTTTTAGGATTAAATGGTGTCGTAGTAAAAGCTCATGGTTCATCAAATGAACGCGCATTTTACAACGCAATTAAACAAGCTAAACTAGCTGCAGACACTAAACTAGTAGATAAAATGAAGAAAGCAGTAGGTGAAATTAATGAGTAA
- the fapR gene encoding transcription factor FapR, which yields MKLSKTDRQRELTNRLKAEPFITDETLSEYFKVSIQTIRLDRMELGIPELRRRIKDVATQNHDEIKSLPIEDVIGEIIDIELDKSAISILDIKEEHVFTRNGIARGHYLFAQANSLCVALINDELALTTKSNVQFKKSVILNERVIAKATVKSKSKHIAKVEVTSTVHGEPVFQGQFEMYYSDEGENNG from the coding sequence ATGAAATTATCAAAAACAGATCGCCAGAGGGAATTAACAAATCGTTTGAAAGCAGAGCCTTTCATAACTGACGAAACTTTAAGTGAATATTTTAAAGTAAGCATCCAAACTATTAGACTAGATAGAATGGAGCTAGGTATTCCTGAATTAAGACGCCGTATTAAAGACGTAGCAACACAAAATCATGATGAAATTAAATCATTACCCATTGAAGATGTCATAGGGGAAATTATTGATATTGAGTTAGATAAATCAGCTATATCAATTTTAGATATTAAAGAAGAACATGTGTTTACACGCAATGGGATAGCAAGAGGTCACTATTTATTTGCCCAAGCTAATTCATTATGCGTAGCATTAATAAATGACGAATTAGCATTAACTACTAAGAGTAATGTGCAATTCAAAAAATCTGTAATTTTGAACGAAAGAGTTATAGCTAAAGCTACTGTTAAAAGTAAATCTAAGCATATAGCTAAAGTGGAAGTAACAAGTACTGTTCATGGAGAGCCAGTTTTCCAAGGACAATTTGAAATGTATTATTCGGACGAGGGTGAAAATAATGGTTAA
- a CDS encoding class A sortase: protein MRWFLKIIGIILIVAAISIFFWNDIRTYFTERVNDKVIQSYENQNNKVEVNPVESWITKTETDQLKINDNMVGYLKVPSADISEPIFKGPATEQNLKNGLSLVDENEQLNEQNVAIAGHRVEGAGIRFNNLDRAKVGDDVKLITIKGTKTYKIKNIKNVKPNQVEVLNEHKGQPNQLTLITCDTYNPETLLFEERMIYTAVEVKTS, encoded by the coding sequence ATGAGATGGTTTTTAAAGATTATCGGAATTATACTCATCGTTGCGGCTATTTCAATATTTTTTTGGAATGATATAAGAACTTACTTTACGGAACGTGTTAACGATAAAGTGATTCAATCTTATGAAAATCAAAATAATAAAGTCGAAGTCAATCCTGTTGAATCATGGATTACAAAGACTGAAACTGATCAACTTAAAATTAATGATAATATGGTAGGCTATTTAAAAGTCCCATCTGCTGACATATCAGAGCCTATATTCAAAGGGCCAGCAACTGAGCAAAACTTGAAAAACGGCTTGTCATTAGTTGATGAAAATGAACAACTTAATGAGCAAAATGTTGCAATTGCAGGTCATCGCGTTGAGGGTGCTGGTATACGGTTTAATAACTTGGATAGAGCTAAAGTAGGCGACGATGTAAAGCTCATAACAATTAAAGGTACTAAAACTTACAAAATTAAAAACATTAAAAATGTTAAGCCTAATCAAGTTGAAGTGTTAAATGAACATAAGGGCCAGCCTAATCAATTAACCTTAATTACTTGTGATACTTATAACCCTGAAACGTTATTGTTTGAAGAGCGCATGATATATACTGCTGTAGAGGTAAAAACATCATAA
- the recG gene encoding ATP-dependent DNA helicase RecG, with product MRKQHLIYTDHTLEELKGVGPKSLQLLNELNIYTLEDLVLYLPTRYEDESVVNLNEANDGDVVTVTGEVYSSPTVAFFGRNKSKLTCHMMIDNIAVKITFFNQPYLKKRLVMGETVTVKGKWEQKKQVITGQKVMAEKEDGGNALTPIYRLKEGLKQKQLNKYIEQSLNLVDIDEWLSPELMQKYKLMSLKDVIPILHKPVKFEHLKLARRTFSFNELFLFQLKMKWLSKLEKESNKIEGLKYDVNDVKSFIDTLPFELTDAQKNSVNEIFRDLKAPIKMHRLLQGDVGSGKTVVAAIAIYAMYNAGKQSALMVPTAILAEQHAISLDELFGGKLNVALLTSSVKGKKRKILLEQLEAGEIDIIVGTHALIQDDVAFQNIGLVIIDEQHRFGVNQRKKLREKGADTNVLFMTATPIPRTLSISAFGEMDVTSIKQMPKGRKEIMTSWAKHDEIDNVLNKLNSEIVKGRQAYVICPLIEESEALDVQNVVAIYEQLQLRFGSEKVGLVHGKMHADEKDDIMKRFSNNEIAILVSTTVVEVGVNVPNATFMVIYDADRFGLSTLHQLRGRVGRSHHQSYCTLVASPKTESGVERMHIMTESTDGFYLSERDLEMRGPGDFFGVKQSGLPDFRVANIVEDYRMLEVARDEASELVQSGEFFKPQYDKLRMLVQESMEEQNFD from the coding sequence ATGAGAAAGCAACATCTGATCTATACAGACCATACGTTGGAAGAGCTTAAAGGTGTTGGACCTAAAAGTCTTCAGTTGTTAAACGAATTAAATATATACACATTAGAAGATCTTGTATTGTATTTACCAACTCGTTATGAAGATGAATCCGTTGTCAATTTAAATGAGGCTAATGATGGTGATGTTGTAACAGTAACTGGAGAAGTATATTCTAGTCCGACTGTTGCATTTTTCGGTAGAAATAAGTCTAAATTAACATGTCATATGATGATTGATAATATAGCTGTGAAAATAACCTTTTTTAACCAACCGTATTTGAAAAAAAGACTTGTGATGGGTGAAACAGTGACGGTTAAAGGGAAATGGGAACAGAAGAAACAAGTTATAACAGGACAAAAAGTTATGGCTGAAAAAGAAGACGGAGGTAACGCATTAACGCCAATCTATAGGCTGAAAGAAGGGCTTAAGCAAAAACAACTCAATAAATATATCGAGCAATCCTTAAATCTAGTCGATATAGATGAATGGTTATCTCCAGAATTAATGCAAAAATATAAATTAATGTCTTTGAAGGATGTCATTCCTATATTACATAAACCAGTAAAGTTTGAGCATTTAAAACTAGCTCGTCGTACATTTTCATTTAATGAATTATTTTTATTTCAATTGAAAATGAAGTGGTTAAGTAAATTAGAAAAAGAATCCAATAAAATCGAAGGACTTAAATATGATGTAAATGACGTCAAATCTTTTATTGATACATTACCATTTGAATTGACAGATGCTCAAAAAAATAGTGTGAATGAAATTTTTAGAGATTTAAAAGCGCCTATAAAAATGCATCGATTATTACAAGGTGATGTAGGTTCAGGTAAAACAGTCGTTGCAGCTATTGCGATATATGCTATGTATAATGCAGGAAAACAAAGTGCGTTAATGGTTCCAACAGCCATACTTGCAGAACAACATGCTATCAGTTTAGATGAATTATTCGGTGGAAAGTTGAACGTGGCTTTATTAACCAGTTCAGTAAAAGGTAAAAAACGGAAAATACTATTAGAGCAATTAGAAGCGGGAGAAATTGATATTATCGTTGGCACACATGCTTTAATACAAGATGATGTTGCCTTCCAAAATATAGGTTTAGTTATTATAGACGAACAACATCGTTTCGGTGTTAATCAACGAAAAAAATTACGAGAAAAAGGTGCCGATACGAACGTGTTGTTTATGACTGCAACACCTATTCCAAGAACATTATCTATTTCCGCATTTGGAGAAATGGACGTAACTTCGATCAAGCAAATGCCTAAAGGTCGTAAAGAAATTATGACATCTTGGGCTAAACACGATGAAATTGATAATGTATTAAACAAACTTAATAGTGAAATTGTAAAAGGCCGACAAGCTTATGTCATTTGCCCATTGATTGAGGAAAGTGAAGCGTTAGACGTACAAAATGTCGTAGCCATATATGAACAATTACAATTAAGATTTGGTTCGGAAAAAGTGGGCCTCGTGCATGGGAAGATGCATGCAGATGAAAAAGATGACATTATGAAACGTTTTAGCAACAATGAAATTGCGATACTTGTATCTACAACAGTTGTTGAAGTAGGCGTTAACGTCCCTAACGCAACATTTATGGTTATATATGATGCAGATCGATTTGGTTTATCTACACTTCATCAATTAAGAGGGAGAGTCGGTCGTAGTCATCATCAAAGTTATTGTACTTTAGTTGCATCTCCGAAAACAGAAAGCGGCGTAGAACGCATGCACATTATGACTGAATCAACGGATGGGTTTTATTTATCAGAAAGAGACTTAGAAATGAGAGGTCCTGGTGATTTCTTCGGTGTGAAGCAAAGTGGGTTGCCAGATTTTAGAGTTGCCAATATCGTTGAAGATTATCGTATGCTAGAAGTTGCTCGAGATGAAGCGAGTGAATTAGTGCAGTCTGGTGAGTTTTTTAAACCGCAATATGATAAATTAAGAATGCTTGTACAAGAATCGATGGAAGAACAAAATTTTGATTGA
- the sdaAA gene encoding L-serine ammonia-lyase, iron-sulfur-dependent, subunit alpha has translation MFQSVKELIEICERENKKIYEVMIEQEMRVSKLSKEEIYQNMERNLDTMEKAIERGINGVTSTTGLTGMDAVLLQKYLESGQSLSGDLMIDAVSKAVATNEVNAAMGKICATPTAGSAGVAPGVLFALKKRLNPSREDMIHFLFTTGAFGFVVANNASISGAAGGCQAEVGSAAAMSAAATVEMAGGSPQQSAEAFAISLKNMLGLVCDPVAGLVEVPCVKRNAAGASNAIISADMALAGVKSRIPTDEVIEAMYKIGQTMPSALRETGRGGLAGTPTGERLKQEIFGN, from the coding sequence ATGTTTCAAAGTGTGAAAGAACTTATAGAAATTTGTGAACGAGAGAACAAAAAAATTTACGAAGTCATGATTGAGCAAGAAATGCGCGTTTCTAAGCTCTCCAAAGAAGAAATTTATCAAAATATGGAACGTAATCTAGATACAATGGAAAAAGCGATAGAGCGTGGCATAAACGGTGTTACATCTACGACAGGGTTAACAGGTATGGATGCTGTATTGTTACAGAAATATTTAGAAAGTGGTCAATCACTTTCAGGAGATTTAATGATTGATGCTGTAAGTAAAGCTGTAGCGACGAACGAGGTTAATGCTGCAATGGGTAAAATATGTGCAACACCAACAGCAGGTTCAGCTGGCGTAGCACCTGGCGTATTATTTGCACTTAAAAAAAGATTGAATCCGTCTAGGGAAGATATGATTCATTTCTTATTTACAACTGGCGCTTTTGGCTTTGTTGTTGCAAATAATGCATCTATTTCAGGTGCAGCAGGTGGTTGTCAGGCAGAAGTTGGTTCTGCGGCAGCTATGAGTGCAGCTGCAACTGTGGAAATGGCAGGAGGATCACCTCAACAATCTGCAGAAGCATTTGCAATTAGTTTGAAAAATATGCTTGGACTTGTTTGTGATCCAGTGGCAGGTTTAGTTGAAGTACCATGTGTGAAAAGAAATGCAGCAGGTGCTTCAAATGCAATTATTTCAGCTGATATGGCGTTAGCAGGCGTAAAATCAAGAATTCCTACTGACGAAGTAATAGAAGCAATGTATAAAATTGGTCAAACAATGCCATCTGCTCTACGTGAAACAGGGCGTGGTGGTTTAGCAGGTACGCCAACTGGTGAAAGATTAAAACAAGAAATATTTGGTAATTAG
- the sdaAB gene encoding L-serine ammonia-lyase, iron-sulfur-dependent subunit beta — translation MKYRSVFDIIGPVMVGPSSSHTAGAVRIGLIARGLFDGKPDHIDIYLYGSFMETYKGHGTDVALVGGILGYDTDDDRIKTSLQEAEQRDIDVNFIEMFEERSHPNTAIISMRNKEMEISVEGISIGGGKVEIVAINGFQIAISGNYPALLVFHKDTFGTIGKVTNIFGDYQINVGSMQVARKEKGELALMTCELDDDIPQEVLGKIKEIDGVQTVSLMGD, via the coding sequence ATGAAATATAGAAGTGTCTTTGACATTATAGGTCCAGTTATGGTTGGACCATCTTCATCACATACTGCTGGAGCAGTTAGAATTGGATTGATAGCCAGAGGGCTATTTGATGGAAAACCAGATCATATAGATATTTATTTGTATGGTTCTTTTATGGAAACATACAAAGGACATGGGACAGATGTTGCACTTGTTGGTGGCATATTAGGTTATGATACCGATGACGACAGAATTAAGACGAGCTTACAAGAGGCAGAACAACGAGACATAGATGTAAACTTTATCGAAATGTTCGAGGAAAGATCACATCCTAATACTGCAATTATCAGTATGAGAAATAAAGAAATGGAAATTTCCGTAGAAGGTATATCAATTGGTGGCGGTAAAGTAGAAATCGTTGCAATAAACGGTTTCCAAATAGCTATTAGTGGGAATTATCCTGCGTTACTTGTGTTTCATAAAGATACATTTGGCACAATCGGAAAAGTTACAAATATTTTCGGTGATTATCAAATTAATGTTGGAAGCATGCAAGTTGCTCGTAAAGAGAAGGGTGAACTTGCTTTGATGACTTGTGAATTAGATGATGATATACCGCAAGAAGTTTTAGGGAAGATTAAAGAAATCGATGGTGTACAAACAGTGTCATTAATGGGGGACTAA
- the fakA gene encoding fatty acid kinase catalytic subunit FakA, translating into MKKIDGKLFADMIVQGSDSLSNNADFVDSLNVFPVPDGDTGTNMNLSMSSGAAEIKSQNSAHIGEVGKVFSKGLLMGARGNSGVILSQLFRGFSKSIENEHEIDAKQFAKAFQSGVNTAYKAVMKPVEGTILTVARVAGEAAVKSSETTDDIMTIMEAVIEQGQKALENTPNQLPVLKEVGVVDSGGQGLMFVYEGFLAALKGEKIEPNKEKVDTDEFINDDHDFGGVMDTEDIVYGYCTEIMVRFGKDKKPFDEDQFREDMSQFGDSLLVISDDEIVKIHVHSETPGEVLTYGSQYGELIKIKIENMREQHREVLRKSADKKIKQEQQEDIETAIITISMGEGITKLFKSLGATHVISGGQTMNPSTEDIVKVVKQSGCKNAIILPNNKNIIMAAEQVEHLVDIPVAVVTSKTVSQGLSAMLNLNLEQSIEENKAQMEEAMSFVKSGSVTYAVRDTNIDGITIKKGEFMGIHESSIKVSDADHLSVSKKLIDEMIDEDSEILTIIKGEDATDKEVAQLASYVEENYEEVEVEVHQGDQPIYSFLFSVE; encoded by the coding sequence ATGAAAAAGATTGACGGCAAATTGTTTGCTGACATGATCGTTCAAGGATCAGACAGTTTATCAAACAATGCAGATTTTGTAGATTCTTTAAACGTATTTCCAGTTCCAGATGGAGATACAGGAACAAATATGAATTTATCTATGTCATCTGGTGCAGCGGAGATTAAATCTCAAAATAGCGCGCATATAGGTGAAGTAGGTAAAGTATTTTCTAAAGGTTTATTAATGGGAGCGAGAGGTAACTCAGGTGTTATCTTATCTCAATTATTTAGAGGGTTCTCAAAATCAATCGAGAACGAGCATGAAATAGATGCTAAACAATTCGCTAAAGCATTTCAATCAGGTGTAAACACTGCTTATAAAGCTGTAATGAAACCAGTTGAAGGTACTATTTTAACAGTTGCAAGAGTTGCTGGGGAAGCAGCAGTGAAATCTTCTGAAACTACAGATGATATCATGACAATTATGGAAGCAGTTATCGAACAAGGACAAAAAGCATTAGAGAATACACCAAATCAATTACCTGTTCTTAAAGAAGTAGGTGTAGTTGACAGTGGTGGTCAAGGCTTGATGTTTGTATACGAAGGATTCCTAGCAGCTTTAAAAGGTGAAAAAATCGAACCAAATAAAGAAAAAGTTGATACAGACGAATTTATAAACGATGATCATGACTTTGGTGGCGTTATGGATACTGAAGATATTGTGTATGGTTATTGTACAGAAATTATGGTTCGTTTTGGTAAAGATAAAAAGCCTTTCGATGAAGATCAATTTAGAGAAGACATGAGCCAATTCGGTGATTCATTGCTCGTCATTTCAGATGATGAAATCGTTAAAATTCATGTTCACTCAGAAACACCGGGAGAAGTGCTTACATATGGCAGTCAATACGGTGAACTTATTAAAATTAAAATTGAAAATATGCGCGAACAACATAGAGAAGTACTAAGAAAAAGCGCAGACAAGAAAATAAAACAAGAACAGCAAGAAGATATAGAAACTGCTATTATTACAATTTCTATGGGTGAAGGGATAACTAAATTATTCAAATCACTCGGAGCTACACATGTAATAAGCGGTGGTCAAACTATGAACCCATCAACAGAAGATATTGTAAAAGTTGTTAAACAATCTGGTTGTAAAAATGCAATTATATTACCAAATAATAAAAATATTATTATGGCAGCTGAGCAAGTAGAACATTTAGTTGATATTCCAGTAGCTGTTGTTACTTCAAAAACAGTTTCACAAGGACTTTCAGCTATGCTGAATCTTAACTTGGAACAATCTATTGAAGAAAATAAAGCTCAAATGGAAGAAGCGATGAGTTTTGTTAAATCTGGTTCTGTAACTTATGCGGTCCGAGATACAAATATTGATGGAATCACAATTAAAAAAGGCGAATTCATGGGTATACACGAAAGTAGTATTAAAGTAAGTGACGCTGATCACCTTTCAGTAAGCAAAAAATTAATCGATGAAATGATCGATGAAGATAGTGAGATTCTTACAATTATAAAAGGTGAAGATGCGACTGATAAAGAAGTTGCTCAATTAGCATCATACGTTGAAGAAAACTATGAAGAAGTTGAAGTAGAAGTTCATCAAGGAGATCAACCAATTTATTCATTTCTATTCTCTGTAGAATAA
- a CDS encoding Asp23/Gls24 family envelope stress response protein, producing the protein MTLEITNEYGSIDISNDVIATLAGGAAVECYGIVGMASKHQVRDGIAEILGRDNYAKGVIVSQNEGVLDVDMYIIVSYGTKISEIANNVQSAVKYTLEQSLNLKVNAVNIYIQGVRVINDDEEA; encoded by the coding sequence ATGACTTTAGAAATTACGAATGAGTATGGAAGTATCGATATTTCGAATGATGTTATTGCAACACTTGCAGGCGGTGCTGCCGTAGAATGTTATGGTATCGTAGGAATGGCAAGTAAACACCAAGTTAGAGATGGAATAGCTGAAATTCTAGGACGTGACAATTATGCCAAAGGTGTTATAGTATCTCAAAATGAAGGTGTTCTTGATGTAGATATGTATATAATTGTGAGTTATGGTACGAAAATCTCAGAAATAGCAAACAATGTCCAATCTGCTGTTAAATATACTTTAGAACAATCATTAAATTTAAAAGTCAACGCAGTAAACATATATATCCAAGGTGTTAGAGTTATTAATGATGATGAGGAAGCATAG
- the rpmB gene encoding 50S ribosomal protein L28, whose protein sequence is MAKECFVTGRKARTGNNRSHALNASKRRWNANLQKVRILVDGKPKRVWVSARALKSGKVTRV, encoded by the coding sequence ATGGCTAAAGAATGTTTCGTTACAGGTCGTAAAGCTAGAACGGGTAATAATCGTTCTCACGCATTAAATGCTAGCAAACGTCGTTGGAACGCTAACTTACAAAAAGTTAGAATTTTAGTTGACGGTAAGCCTAAACGTGTATGGGTTTCAGCTCGTGCGCTTAAATCAGGTAAAGTTACGCGCGTTTAA